The DNA window ATGCGCTGCCATTGGTCGGCAGTCAGCATTTTTTCAGCGTCGAGAAACAGGCGCCGTTCATCGTGAATATGAGAAATCTGGCGGGTGTAGTAGTGCTTGCACAAGCGGATGACAGATAGGCCTGCCTTGCTTTGTGCCAAACGCAGCTCGCCAAAAATTTGGACGAGCCGATCACTGAGGGCCTCCAGCCGTTGGTGGTCCCGCTGTACCTCGGCAATGGCGTGTTGATCGGCCAGGGGGTGTTGGGCAAGGTGGGCAAACAGAATGTCCTCAATCGGGTGATGCCATTTTTCCGGGTATACCTGGATGTAATCCAAAATGGAAAGAATGGTATCCACATCGGCTTTTCCTCGATGCAGTCCATAGAACTTGCTGACCTCAGCATTTAGGGTATATAGCATTTTCAGCATGCGCTGGTGATCAGACTCCAGTCGACTCAACATTGGATGCATTTCGATACCCTCACGTCACTGCGGTTGACCAGGCGCAACCCTGAGGTCAGGCCGTTCCCCTCATCGCCAGAGGGGTTAGCGTGTAGCCTATCGCTGGACTGATAGGGGGATCTTGATGTGGGTCAAGGAGTGGGCTGTTGCTGGTGAAGTCCGGGGGAAACTGATGGTGGCTAAGGGGGCAAGCGTGAGTGAGTGGGACATTGAGTCGGCAGTGGCAGAAATTCTCAAGCGACTGCCGGGTGACATCGTGGTGGCTATGCCGCTGGGGCTCGGGAAGCCGGTGGCACTTATCGATGCCCTTTACCGGCAGATAGCCAACCTCCCTGACCGTAAGTTGACCATTTTAACGGCGCTTTCTCTCGGGCGGCCTGTGGAGAAATCCGCCGAGGCAGGGCGATTACTGAATCCGGTTTTTGATCGGCTGTATGGCAATTACACCGAGCCCCAATACATAACGGATCTGGCCAACGCGGCGTTGCCGAGCAACATCTGTGTGAAGGAGTTTTATTTCAAGCCGGGTAGCCAGGTGGGAAACCCGCTGGCCCAACGGCATTACATCAGTTCGAACTACACTTTTGCCGCCCGGGATGTGGCTGCCCAAGGCTGTAATCTGGTATTGCAGTTAGTGGCCAGGGACGACGGTTATCCCGGCCGGGTGAGTACTAGTTGCAACCCAGATACTAGCTCTGAGTTGGTCGATATCTTGCGCTCCCAGAGGCGCCCGCCACTGCGGGTGGCAGTCATCCACGAAGACCTGCCCTTTATGCATGGCGAGGCCAATGTGGACGAGGGCGAGTTTGACCTGCTGGTCAAACAACCGCTCAGCGGTCACGGGCTGTTTGGGGTACCTCATCTCGCGCCCATTCCTGCGGCGGATTACGCCATCGGCTTGTATGCCAGCGCGCTGGTGGCTGATGGGGGTAGTTTGCAGCTGGGCATTGGCGCCATGGGGGATGCCATTGTGCATTGCCTGCTGCTGCGCCACCGGGAGTCCGCGAAATACCAGGCGTTGCTGGATCGCTTCCAGGCAACCCAGCGGTATGGCGACTTGATCGCCAATGTGGGTGGAACCCGAGCCTTTGAAGCGGGGCTTTACGGCGTCACTGAAATGTTTGTGGAGGGTTTTCTCGCGCTGTTCAGCGCCGGTGTGTTACGCCGCCAGGTCTACGATTTTTGGGCGCTCCAGCAGCTGGTGAATGATGGCCGCTGTCAGCCCGAGGCGCTGTCCGATTCGATATTTCGCGATCTTGCCGACCTTGGGGTCAGGGAGTTGCGCGGCAAGGACTTTGCTATCCTGCAACACCACGGCGTTTTTCGGGATGATTGTCAGTATCGTGAGGGCCATATCATCGGTGCCGACGGCGAGGCATTTAGTGCCAACGTGGCCAATCCTGAGAGCCAGAAGCGAATGCAAGCCTGTGTGGGTGAGTCACTGCGCAACGGCACGGTGCTTCACGGCGGCTTTTTTCTGGGAAGTGACCGCTTCTACGAGGCTCTTCGCGGCCTGGATAACAAGGCGCGCCGACAAATCGCCATGTGCGGGGTGGACAAGATTAACCAACTCGATGCCAACCCGCGGCTGTTTCGCCAGCAGCGACGGCGGGCGAGGTTTATCAACACCGGGTTGAATGTGTCGCTTACTGGCGCAGTGTCGTCGGATACCCTGGAAAATGGTCAGGTGATATCCGGTGTGGGCGGTCAATATAACTTTGTAGCGATGGCCCATCAGCTCCCGGAAGGGCGCTCTATTCTGATGATTCGGGCGGTACGGGGCGAGGGCAAACACGCCCGTTCTAATGTGCTTTGGCAGTATGGCAGCTGCACCATTCCCCGGCACCTTCGCGATATTGTCATCACCGAGTACGGCATTGCGGGCTTGCGCTCAAAGACCGATGAGGAGGTCATTCAGGCGCTGATCTGTGTTGCAGACAGCCGCTTCCAGCCGCAGCTGGTGGCTGAGGCAAAAGCGGCCGGCAAGTTGGCGAGTGACTGGCAGGTGCCCGTTGCCAGCCGCAATAACCTTCCCGAGTCGGTGAGCCAAAAAGTGCGGGAGGCCGGCGACGTGCTGCCACCGTACCCGCTGGGTTGCGACTTCACCGAGGTGGAATTGGCGGCGGCCAGGGCCTTAAAAGCCGTGGCCGGCTTATCGCGATGGGAGAAGGTTCGGGCGCTGATTGCACCCCAGCGCGGGAGCCCGGAGCTCGAGCCGGTGCTGGCTTGTCTCGGATTGACGTCAGATGCAGCTGATCAGAGTGGCATAAAGGCTCGGGCGCTGAGGAAGCTGCTCGCCTTTGAGCTGGCCCGGTAGCTTACTCGTACATTTCCGATGCGCAGGCAGAATAGTAGTTGTCCTGGGCAGACTGCATGTCGTCGATCAGGTTGCAGCCTGCGACTTTGGCATAGCGCCGCATCGCCTGGCCGCAGGCAGTGCTTTTAGCCTTGATCGGTACGCTGTGGTTGCCTCCGTGGGGGCAGCTGAACTGGAACTGCTCGTCGATGACAAAGCCGCCCCCCGAGCCGCCACCGCCTGAACCGCCGCCCAGTGCGCCACCGGCGCTGCCTGCGAGATTGCCTGAAGAGGGTACAGAGAGGGAGTTAACGGTGGCCTGCAAGTTGGACATGCCCTCGGCTCCGCCGTAACTGTCAGCAACAATGGAGCTTAAAATTTTTGCCTGGGCTTCACTGCTCAATTGATCGAGTCCCCCGGCGAGTGCGCCCACCCCGAGGGCCATCGCTTTACCCCAATCGAAATTAGACTGGGATTGTTGCTGCTGCGCGATGGCTCGACTGATCTCCTTGTCCTTGCTGATCAAATTTCGGCGAATATCGGTCGCGGAGGCATCGAGCTGGTCGAGTACCTTGGTGACATCGTTGGCGAAGCGTAACTGGCTGGCAACGGCGGTGCTGCCGTGGGCGGATAGGTTTCTCCCGGCCTGCCATTTGCCACAGGCATCTCGCAGTTGCCCATTCATTTGCGCGGCGGCCTTTTCGCCCGCTTCAATAACGCTGGCTTGACTGATCTGGTGGTCTGCAAAGTTATAGCAGCCCTGGGTGGCGCAGCCACAACGGTTGGCCAGGCGGCGATCGAAGCCGCGCAGTTCATCAATCGCGCGCTGCTGACGGGTTTGCTCTCTGCCAGCGTAAATATCATCAAAGCCCAGTGATGGCGATGCGCCGGAGCCCCCGGCTTCGGGAGGCTGCTGAACCTGTGGCTTGTTTGTCGTTGTCGGTGTTTCGTCCTCCATCAAGGCATCCAGAGACAGCCCCTGGGCCTGGGTGTCGAATGCCGGAAGGCTGAGCGCAGCGGTGAGCAGCAAGAGGGCGAAACATGGGAACAAACGGAAAAACATTGCAGCGAGATCTCGGTCGGCTCGATCATTCTAACAGGGGGTCTTGGTAGGGTTTGACGGTAAAGGCTGATGGTCGCGTTTGCAAGGGCTGTCGGCGCCAAGCGCATCCCTTGCCTTGCGCCGCTAGGCCTTAGCGGTTACTTTTTACAGCTTCCTAGTTGCAGCAGTAAGGCATATAACGATATCTGCCAATGTGGTGCTTTTGTTCCCATTGGTTGACGCCGACGAGATAGTGTTATGAGTTATTCGATGTCCTGGTCCCGCCTGAGTAAGTTTGTCATTGCCCTTGGTTTCTCCGTGTTGGTGGTGGGTTGTTCTTCCCAACCTGCGTTGGTCACCGCGTCGATTGAGGGCAACAATAGCCAGGTAGACGCCCTGCTGGCGGCAGGGTATGACCCCAATGTGCTGAGTGAGGGCGGCGCGACACCGTTGTACTCGGCTGCCAGGGCCAACCATATTGAAGTGATGAAATCGCTATTGGCCGCAGGCGCTAAGGTTGATAAGGGCTATGGATTGTGGAGCCCACTAAACGGTGCCTTGCGAACCGACGCCACACTGGACGTTGTCAAAATCTTGATCGATGCCGGGGCCGATTTGAATACCCGCAATGCCGACGGCTGGACACCGCTGGCCATGGCGGCCCGCTATCGGAGTGCGGCGCATGTGGAGTTGCTGCTGGATGCCGGCGCGGATATCGAGGCAACCAATAAGCACGGCATGACGCCACTGTATCTTGCGCTGGCGGGGGAGGACCCGGCAGTGGCCACGCTGCTGGTTGAGCGAGGTGCTTCACTCTCTGCCACCACCAACGAGGGTAAAACGATTCTCGCTTATGCCGCCGAAAAAAATGGCATCAAGCCGGAGGCGCTGAAAGCATTGCGGACGAAGTACGAAATTAACGAGCGGAAGGCAACCCTGATTTCGCGACTTGAAGCGGTGGAGGAGAAAGACGCCGAACTGCCGCTAAGTTTGAAGCGAGACAAATACCTTGTGGCCTTCACCTCGGCGCTCAAGTCGGAGAATTATATTGAGGCCGTGCTGTACGCCAACTTGTTGGATCGTCTTGGCGAGGCAATGGAAGATTCCTTTTACTATTTTTGGGGCGAGGCACTATTGGCCGTGGGGTCGCCCGATGCGGCCATCGAGAAGTTGAATTTTTACCTTACGCGGGTTGGCTCAAGCGGCAAGTACTATACCCAGGCCTTGCAGATGATCTTGAATGCCGAAAAGGCCCGGGATGGTGCCGTGATCTAAGCGGTTTGCCTCAACCCTTGATATTGAAGCCTGACTGGCGGCGTTTTTGATGCTCAACAGGGAGGTCGACGGGCACCGTCTTCCTCCTTTCTGCCTGGCAGACAGGCTCTAACATTTATCTTAATCCGCATGATTTTAGGTGTGCAGGCTGCGAAGCCGGTCACACTACAGCAAATCCATTTTTGCCCTGTTTGTCGTCTGCTTTTGAAAAAATATAATTAAAACAATTTGTTATAAGTTCATTCCTGCTCGGTGCGTGGAATTACGAACTGTTTCTGTCCCCGCGAAATCCCTATCGTCTGTCATACAAGCTCTGTTAGCCTCGCGCTCAGATTGGCTTCACCCGATTTAGCTCCACCAGAAATGGCAGGTGACTTATGATAAAGATAATGCTTTCCGCTGTACTGCTATATGCGTCACTGCTCGGTGCGTCGGCGACCTATGCCGCCCCCAGTCAGGACAGTGATGTTTGCCTCGATTGGGAGGTTGAAACCTACGCCTCCGGGGACGCCCTTTCGAGTTGCGCCTACTTTAATCCAGATAAAGTCTCGACCCGCTTTACCGTGATCAATCATTGCAGCACGCCGGTGCGCGGTGTGTTCAGTTACCTCCGCGACACCGAGCCGAGAGTCATGTCGGTGCAACCCTTTAAAGTGCGGCCCGGTGGCACCGCCGTGGTAGCAAACCCCTGTGATGGGGCTGCTGATTGGTCCTACCAGGTCACTCAGGTGAATTGAACGCCCGGCTTTCAAATAAGCTGGAAAACCTGCTGCGCAAAACCAACAAACCCGGGAAATCCCGGGTTTTTTGGTTTTGGACTCTGCGGAATTAGCGCAGGCTGAAATGCGCCTCGGTCATGCCCATCACGCTGCCGGTGCTGCTATCCATCGATTCCGCATGGGCGGTGGCGCGGGGCAGCAGACGTCTGAAGTAGAACTCGGCCGTTTCCAGTTTCGCCTGATAGAAGTCCACTTCGGTGGTGCCTTCGGCCAGCCGACGCTCCGCCAATTCGGCCATCTGCGACCAGTAGTAAGCCATCGACAGGTAGCCGCTGTACATCAGGAAGTCGTAGGAGGCGGCGGCGACGGCATCCCGGTCCTTGCTGGCTCTGGCAACCATTTTGAGGGTTTTCCAGTTCCAGCACAGTGTGCTGCGCAACAGCTTGGCGGCAAAGCCCCGGCGCTTGCCTTTGAACAGGGTTTTCAGGCCATGGCTGTAGAGCTTTTTACTGAAGGTGGTGTACAGGCGGAAACGATCCAGAACGACTTTGCGGCCAATCAGGTCCATTGCCTGGATGCCGGTGGTGCCTTCGTACATGGTTGCTATGCGAGCGTCCCGGTAGATCTGCTCCAGGCCGTGTTCCTTGATATAGCCGTGGCCGCCGTAGACCTGCATGGCATTGCTCGCCGATTCCAGACCTGTCTCGGTGAGAAAGGCTTTGAGAATGGGAGTCAGGAATCCGAGCTGGTTTTCGGCCTGTTCCCGCTCGGCTTCGGTGCCAGCCTGGGTCATAAAGTCGGCGTATTTTGCCGCGTCGTACAGCATTGCCCGGCCACCTTCAGCAAAGGCCCTGGCGGTGAGCAACATGCGCCGAACATCGGCGTGATGGATGATGGCATCGGCAACCTGATCCGGGTTTTTGGTGCCCGACAGGGCGCGCATGGAATGGCGCTCCAGTGCGTAGGGAACGGCATTTTGATAAGCCAGTTCCGAGGCGGCCAGGCCCTGGATCGCAGTGCCCACGCGCGCCGTGTTCATAAAGGTGAACATGGCAGGGAGGCCTTCGTTTTCTTTGCCCAGAAGATAGCCAGTCGCGCCGTCAAAATTCAGCACGCAGGTGGCGTTGCCGTGGATGCCCATTTTCTCTTCGATACTGCCGCAGGTGACGCCATTGCGCTCGCCGATACTGCCGTCGGCATTGGGCAGAAACTTGGGCACGATGAACAGCGAAATGCCTTTCGTCCCCTCGGGTGCTCCGGGAATGCGCGCCAGTACAATATGAACGATATTCTCGGCCAGATCGTGTTCGCCAGCGGAGATAAAAATTTTGCTGCCAGTGACCCGGAAGGTGCCATCGCTTTGGCGCTCCGCCTTGGTTTTCATTTGGCCCAGATCGGAGCCGCAGTGGGCTTCGGTAAGACACATAGTGCCGGTCCATTCGCCGCTGCATAGCGGTGTCAGGTAGGTCTGCTTTTGTGCATCGCTGCCATGAACTTGCAGGGTGTTCATCGCGCCCAGGCTCAACCCGGGATACATGCCCCAGGCCCAGTTTGCTGTGCCCACCAGTTCGGATTTGATCAGGCCAAGGGAGAGTGGCATGCCCTGACCGCCGTACTCGGTCGGGTGAGAAAGGCCCTGCCAGCCACCGTCGATCCACATCTGATAGGCTTCTTTGAAGCCCTCGGGGGTGGTGACTTCGCCATTCTCGAGGCGGCAACCCTGCTGGTCACCGATATGATTGAGCGGAGCGAGCACTTCCTCGGCAAATTTTGCGGCCTCGGCTGAGATCGCATCCACCATGTCCGGGGTGGCTTCGTCGCCACCAGGCAGCGTTTTGTAGTGGCTTTCGTAGTTCAACAACTCATGGATGACGAACTGAATGTCCCGTAACGGCGCTTTGAATTGGGTCATGTTGTGCCTCTGTGTACGTCAGGAAGAGTCGGGCATTGGGCCCAGCTCGAGTGTCAAGGAGCTTAGCCGAAGCGGGGAGGCGGGCAATTGGCCGTGGGCTGGTATCCGGCCTGACGATTGGGTCAATCTTGGTGGCCGAGATACGCCGACAAAATTGCACGCGCGCGCGGATTGTTCGAGAATGAGGCAGGTCGGATAAAAGGGTTTTTGATGATAATGATGCCGACTGGCCGAGAGGTGTGGCAATGCAAGTTGATTTTGCAGTACATCTGGAGCGACTTTCCCTTCCGGCAGGGGGGTATCTTGCCCATCTGACCCTCAATGCCCCGCGTCGTCTCAACGCCCTCACGCCGGAAATGGTGGCAATGCTGTTGCGCTTACTGCTGGAGCTGCGCGACGACCCGGATGCGGTGGCGGTTTTCCTCGATGGCGCTGGCGAGCAAGCGTTTTGCGTGGGTGATGATGCGTTGCGCTTGTGCGAATCGGCGCTGGCCAATCCGGGGGGCCCGGCAGTGGAAGCCGAGGCATTTTTTGCCCAGGAGTACGCGGTCGCCCATCTGATTCATACCTTTCCGAAGCCCATTATTGTGTGGGCCTGCGGCGCGGTGATGGGGGCCGGTGTCGGTTTGATGGTGGGTGCCAGCCACCGAATCGTCACCCAAGCCAGCCGGCTGTCGATGCCAGAGATCAGAGTCGGCTTGTTCCCGGGCCTGGGCGCCAGTTGGTTTCTCCACCAGATGCCGGGTTCGACGGGCTTGTTTTGCGGCCTGACTGGCGCGGAGTTACTGCCCGCCGATGCGCTGTATGCGGGGCTAGCGGATTATTGTCTGGCGGTGGATTGCCGTCGCGATGTACTGCAGGCCTTGATTCAACTGCCCTGGTGCGATGATAGCGAATGGAACCGGGAGCAGGTGACTGAGCTGCTCACCGATATAGAAGCAGAGCAGGGCGTGGCGCTTGGTGACTCCCACCTTAAAGGCGCGCGGGAATGGATTGAGCGCACCTGCTGCCCCTTGGAGCCGGTTCGGGTGGCACGCAAAATATGCCAGTACCGCGGCGGACAGGCCTGGCTGCAGGCGGCATCGGTCGGGCTACAGAGGGGAGCGTCCAGTGCAGCGAAATTGATATTTCGACAGCTCGATCAGGGCAAGGGCTTGAGCTTGAAGGATGTCTTCCGGATGGAGTTGATTCTGGTGGTTAATCGAATTCGGGATCCGGAGTTTGCCGAGGGTGTTCGCGCGCAGCTGCTGGACCGGGACCGCGATCCTCGCTGGTGTTATCGTTCAATAGAAGACGTGCCTGACGCTGAAATCGACGCGCTGTTTTCGGCTCCCTGGCAGGTGCATCCGCTGGCACATTTGTAAATTCGCTCAAGCCAATCACGGTTTCCCGCTGAACCATTACATGCCGTGGTCGCGCATCTGCTTTGCCCGCTCGTCGGCTTGTTGCTGCAGCTGGGACTCCATTTGATTGGCTCTATCCAGGGCGTTTTGCTGGCCGGGACTGAGGACAGTGGATTCCGGTGCCCGACTGCACGCCATCATCGATGCCGCCATGACGATAAAGATCATCGGTTTGATTGCTCGTCGGCTTGGTGGGACAGTTCTGATAATGGGTGGCGGGGCAAAGACGGTCATATGGCCTACCTCAGCGAGTGAATGGCACTAAAGATAGGGCAGACCGCAATTGGGGTAAAGTTGGTGTCTGCATAACGCGGCGCCTTTGCAAGGGGCTATTTTGTGGCACTGCAATCAAAGCAAAGACCCGAGAAAGCGATCCAACTCTGGCCGTTCCTGTTGCACCTTTTTGACGGCGGCAGCCAGCATGCGGTCCGCCTGAATCGGTCCCAGGCTTTCGCACAGCAACACATAATATTGGTTGATCAACTTTTGCAGGAGGCTGGGCGGGGCGTTGTCCAGCTCTAGTGGTTGTCTACTGGCCAGCCAGCGCTGAAGGGCGTCCAGTATACTGGGTGGCAGATTTCGGCGGCGCAGCGCAGCGAATAAGTCGAGGCGCAGTTTGGCCTGCTGACTCTCACCGAGCTGGCCCATCAGGGCGAGCATAAGCTCGGAGAAGGCGGTGCTGTGGCTCAGGGTGGGTTGTCGCTGGGGGGCAAAGGCTGCTGTGCTGCCATTGGCGCTGGCTGCCTGGCTTGCAGGCAGGTTCATGGCATTGAGCAGGCTGCGTAAAATGGCGGCGCGCTGGTTTTTCAGGGGGGTGTCCTGGCAAATGTCTGCCACAAAGCGTTGCAGCGCCAGGCTGGGTTGATCTGCATACCGGCTTTCCCAATGGCGCAGCGCACGCTCTACGCCATGGT is part of the Spongiibacter taiwanensis genome and encodes:
- a CDS encoding hemerythrin domain-containing protein, which codes for MHPMLSRLESDHQRMLKMLYTLNAEVSKFYGLHRGKADVDTILSILDYIQVYPEKWHHPIEDILFAHLAQHPLADQHAIAEVQRDHQRLEALSDRLVQIFGELRLAQSKAGLSVIRLCKHYYTRQISHIHDERRLFLDAEKMLTADQWQRIEDEIEHYLDQEAIDERDAYLALLRQPQSASSTATTVHESRK
- a CDS encoding acetyl-CoA hydrolase/transferase C-terminal domain-containing protein, which gives rise to MSEWDIESAVAEILKRLPGDIVVAMPLGLGKPVALIDALYRQIANLPDRKLTILTALSLGRPVEKSAEAGRLLNPVFDRLYGNYTEPQYITDLANAALPSNICVKEFYFKPGSQVGNPLAQRHYISSNYTFAARDVAAQGCNLVLQLVARDDGYPGRVSTSCNPDTSSELVDILRSQRRPPLRVAVIHEDLPFMHGEANVDEGEFDLLVKQPLSGHGLFGVPHLAPIPAADYAIGLYASALVADGGSLQLGIGAMGDAIVHCLLLRHRESAKYQALLDRFQATQRYGDLIANVGGTRAFEAGLYGVTEMFVEGFLALFSAGVLRRQVYDFWALQQLVNDGRCQPEALSDSIFRDLADLGVRELRGKDFAILQHHGVFRDDCQYREGHIIGADGEAFSANVANPESQKRMQACVGESLRNGTVLHGGFFLGSDRFYEALRGLDNKARRQIAMCGVDKINQLDANPRLFRQQRRRARFINTGLNVSLTGAVSSDTLENGQVISGVGGQYNFVAMAHQLPEGRSILMIRAVRGEGKHARSNVLWQYGSCTIPRHLRDIVITEYGIAGLRSKTDEEVIQALICVADSRFQPQLVAEAKAAGKLASDWQVPVASRNNLPESVSQKVREAGDVLPPYPLGCDFTEVELAAARALKAVAGLSRWEKVRALIAPQRGSPELEPVLACLGLTSDAADQSGIKARALRKLLAFELAR
- a CDS encoding ankyrin repeat domain-containing protein — encoded protein: MSYSMSWSRLSKFVIALGFSVLVVGCSSQPALVTASIEGNNSQVDALLAAGYDPNVLSEGGATPLYSAARANHIEVMKSLLAAGAKVDKGYGLWSPLNGALRTDATLDVVKILIDAGADLNTRNADGWTPLAMAARYRSAAHVELLLDAGADIEATNKHGMTPLYLALAGEDPAVATLLVERGASLSATTNEGKTILAYAAEKNGIKPEALKALRTKYEINERKATLISRLEAVEEKDAELPLSLKRDKYLVAFTSALKSENYIEAVLYANLLDRLGEAMEDSFYYFWGEALLAVGSPDAAIEKLNFYLTRVGSSGKYYTQALQMILNAEKARDGAVI
- a CDS encoding acyl-CoA dehydrogenase C-terminal domain-containing protein — protein: MTQFKAPLRDIQFVIHELLNYESHYKTLPGGDEATPDMVDAISAEAAKFAEEVLAPLNHIGDQQGCRLENGEVTTPEGFKEAYQMWIDGGWQGLSHPTEYGGQGMPLSLGLIKSELVGTANWAWGMYPGLSLGAMNTLQVHGSDAQKQTYLTPLCSGEWTGTMCLTEAHCGSDLGQMKTKAERQSDGTFRVTGSKIFISAGEHDLAENIVHIVLARIPGAPEGTKGISLFIVPKFLPNADGSIGERNGVTCGSIEEKMGIHGNATCVLNFDGATGYLLGKENEGLPAMFTFMNTARVGTAIQGLAASELAYQNAVPYALERHSMRALSGTKNPDQVADAIIHHADVRRMLLTARAFAEGGRAMLYDAAKYADFMTQAGTEAEREQAENQLGFLTPILKAFLTETGLESASNAMQVYGGHGYIKEHGLEQIYRDARIATMYEGTTGIQAMDLIGRKVVLDRFRLYTTFSKKLYSHGLKTLFKGKRRGFAAKLLRSTLCWNWKTLKMVARASKDRDAVAAASYDFLMYSGYLSMAYYWSQMAELAERRLAEGTTEVDFYQAKLETAEFYFRRLLPRATAHAESMDSSTGSVMGMTEAHFSLR
- a CDS encoding enoyl-CoA hydratase/isomerase family protein, coding for MQVDFAVHLERLSLPAGGYLAHLTLNAPRRLNALTPEMVAMLLRLLLELRDDPDAVAVFLDGAGEQAFCVGDDALRLCESALANPGGPAVEAEAFFAQEYAVAHLIHTFPKPIIVWACGAVMGAGVGLMVGASHRIVTQASRLSMPEIRVGLFPGLGASWFLHQMPGSTGLFCGLTGAELLPADALYAGLADYCLAVDCRRDVLQALIQLPWCDDSEWNREQVTELLTDIEAEQGVALGDSHLKGAREWIERTCCPLEPVRVARKICQYRGGQAWLQAASVGLQRGASSAAKLIFRQLDQGKGLSLKDVFRMELILVVNRIRDPEFAEGVRAQLLDRDRDPRWCYRSIEDVPDAEIDALFSAPWQVHPLAHL